The Nanoarchaeota archaeon genome has a segment encoding these proteins:
- a CDS encoding excinuclease ABC subunit UvrC, producing the protein MLKNTNKAPNEPGIYIMRNSEAVIIYVGKAKNIRKRVASYTPSRPHDMKTSQLIQEAESIEYIITDNEVEALILEAKLIWEHKPKYNIDLKDSSGYPHIRITLEEEFPRIFITREKKSKVSLYLGPYTDVKSARRAVKLAIEIFGIRICRALPKYRCLKHDTKLSSRSAALHSKLSNPMQIMNGSKSSRFARSFSCFTGKCSEPCIENITKEDYRKNVEKAVSFLRGNVDDVILDLREKMRGASSAQNYEAAKIYRDEIASVEILSVRQKIDREREYNEDVINYVRADGIYFVQVFNIRRGILLGRTKHEAKSQDEPRKFLADFLKLHYYSAPMPEKIILPEEPKDIRVLADYFGTISGKMVELSVPKAGTKKKILEMLLKNITHDIGAKCAAELIELKDALGLSSVPIVIEFFDVSNISGKWLVGAMVQFRNAEPDKSNYRRFRILGVPGQDDFASMQEIVWRRYSRLVRENKPLPNLVVVDGGAPQLSAAISAMADVGVDIPLAALAKREEEIYLPGRAKPLILERRSAALRLMQRMRDEAHRFAISYHKLLRRKNIK; encoded by the coding sequence ATGCTCAAAAATACGAACAAAGCCCCAAATGAACCGGGCATTTATATCATGCGCAATTCTGAAGCGGTTATCATCTACGTCGGCAAGGCAAAGAACATAAGAAAGCGCGTAGCATCATATACTCCATCACGGCCGCATGATATGAAAACCAGCCAGCTCATTCAGGAAGCAGAAAGCATTGAATATATAATTACCGACAACGAAGTCGAGGCCTTAATTCTTGAGGCAAAGCTTATTTGGGAGCACAAGCCCAAATATAACATAGATTTGAAGGACAGCTCGGGCTATCCGCATATCAGAATTACGCTTGAGGAAGAGTTTCCGAGAATTTTTATTACGCGCGAGAAAAAGAGTAAGGTGTCTTTATATCTTGGTCCATATACGGATGTAAAATCAGCGCGCAGAGCCGTGAAATTGGCTATTGAGATATTTGGCATCCGGATTTGTAGGGCACTGCCAAAATACAGATGCCTCAAGCACGACACAAAATTATCATCTCGTTCCGCTGCGCTTCACTCGAAGCTTTCGAACCCAATGCAAATTATGAATGGTTCAAAATCATCTCGCTTCGCTCGAAGCTTTTCCTGCTTCACAGGAAAATGCAGCGAGCCATGCATAGAAAATATAACAAAAGAGGATTATAGAAAAAATGTCGAGAAAGCGGTTTCATTTTTGCGCGGAAATGTTGATGATGTGATTCTTGATTTGCGCGAAAAAATGCGAGGGGCATCAAGCGCACAGAATTACGAAGCAGCAAAAATTTACCGCGATGAAATCGCGTCTGTTGAAATCCTTTCAGTGCGCCAGAAAATTGATCGCGAGCGGGAATATAATGAGGATGTTATCAATTACGTGCGCGCAGACGGCATATATTTTGTGCAGGTTTTCAACATCCGGCGAGGCATTCTTTTGGGCCGGACAAAGCATGAGGCAAAATCTCAGGACGAGCCGCGCAAATTTTTGGCTGATTTTTTGAAGCTGCATTATTACAGCGCTCCGATGCCGGAAAAAATAATTCTGCCCGAGGAGCCAAAAGATATTAGAGTTCTTGCGGATTATTTTGGAACGATTTCAGGAAAAATGGTTGAGCTTTCTGTGCCAAAGGCAGGAACCAAAAAGAAGATTCTTGAGATGCTCTTGAAAAACATAACTCACGACATTGGCGCGAAATGCGCCGCAGAACTCATAGAGTTAAAAGATGCTCTCGGACTTTCGTCAGTGCCAATTGTTATTGAATTCTTTGACGTGTCAAATATATCTGGAAAATGGCTTGTCGGCGCCATGGTGCAGTTCAGGAATGCTGAGCCGGATAAATCCAATTACCGCCGCTTCAGGATATTGGGTGTTCCAGGGCAGGACGATTTCGCTTCAATGCAGGAAATTGTCTGGCGAAGGTACTCCCGTCTTGTGCGCGAAAACAAGCCATTGCCGAATTTGGTTGTTGTTGACGGAGGCGCGCCGCAACTAAGCGCAGCAATCTCTGCAATGGCTGACGTAGGCGTTGATATTCCTTTGGCTGCTCTTGCAAAGCGCGAGGAGGAAATATATCTTCCCGGGCGAGCAAAGCCGCTTATTCTCGAGCGAAGAAGCGCGGCGCTCCGGCTGATGCAAAGAATGAGGGATGAAGCGCACAGGTTTGCGATATCATACCATAAACTTTTGAGAAGAAAGAACATTAAATGA
- a CDS encoding DUF4349 domain-containing protein — MLSEKTMAFLKANKLAAILGALLLIVIFLWFLSATSGSLTKSGTSMRSDGMSLGVSSSIAQESASYKNAAGGFGTNYQSNSAPSSSSGSYVEVKEGSMTIDTKNAESDSTAIRSLAESSGGYIEDTRKSDNDYSTNINLRARVPEAKFQSFVDSLKNRYDEKDFTVSFYRVSTQREIDELSIINTAYGNYAEIRNRTMQIKLDENQINLLFKITQNELELKRLERQYTSSLSDKQARSEYATITIALVEKKTVKIMPENIGNQLRMKAKNALSDISNSLMDIFTGSIAVFVSAVKYVIYIILFVIPVIFGYRILMGVYGKVSGKV; from the coding sequence ATGCTTTCTGAAAAAACTATGGCGTTTCTAAAGGCGAACAAACTTGCCGCGATTTTAGGCGCGCTTTTATTGATTGTTATTTTTTTATGGTTCTTGTCTGCTACATCAGGATCTTTGACAAAATCAGGGACTAGTATGCGATCGGATGGCATGTCTCTTGGCGTTTCTTCATCTATTGCACAAGAATCTGCATCGTATAAAAACGCTGCCGGAGGCTTTGGCACTAATTATCAATCAAATTCCGCACCCTCATCGTCTTCAGGTTCTTATGTAGAAGTCAAGGAAGGCTCGATGACCATTGACACAAAAAATGCAGAAAGCGACTCAACAGCAATCCGTTCGCTTGCGGAATCTTCTGGCGGATATATAGAAGACACGCGCAAATCCGACAATGACTACAGCACGAATATCAATTTGCGCGCAAGAGTCCCAGAAGCGAAATTCCAGAGCTTTGTTGATTCTTTGAAAAATCGCTATGATGAGAAGGACTTTACAGTTTCATTTTACAGAGTATCTACGCAAAGAGAAATAGATGAATTGAGCATAATAAATACTGCTTATGGCAATTACGCCGAAATCAGAAATAGAACTATGCAAATAAAGCTTGATGAAAACCAAATAAATCTTCTTTTTAAAATCACACAAAATGAGCTTGAGCTTAAGCGCCTTGAGAGGCAATACACGTCATCACTTTCTGACAAACAGGCAAGAAGCGAATATGCGACAATAACTATCGCGCTTGTTGAGAAAAAGACAGTTAAAATAATGCCTGAAAATATTGGAAACCAATTGCGCATGAAAGCGAAAAATGCATTGTCCGACATCTCAAACTCTTTGATGGATATATTTACCGGCAGCATCGCGGTGTTTGTTAGCGCAGTGAAATACGTGATTTACATAATACTTTTTGTGATACCGGTGATTTTTGGATATAGGATTCTAATGGGTGTGTATGGTAAAGTATCTGGCAAAGTATAA
- a CDS encoding DUF1232 domain-containing protein: MGKFNGFKANIKNYLKLYNALYRDKRTPRISKIFLFIALAYLATPFDIIPDFIPVLGQLDDLIIIPLCIYLSVKSIPKPLYNEHYKRIFGKRSA; encoded by the coding sequence ATGGGCAAGTTCAACGGATTCAAGGCAAATATCAAAAATTATCTCAAATTATACAACGCGCTATATCGCGACAAAAGAACCCCGCGCATTTCAAAAATTTTCCTGTTTATTGCCTTGGCGTATCTTGCAACGCCATTTGACATAATTCCTGACTTTATTCCTGTGCTCGGGCAGCTTGATGATTTGATAATTATTCCTTTGTGCATTTACCTTTCTGTGAAATCAATACCCAAGCCGCTGTATAATGAGCACTACAAAAGAATTTTTGGAAAACGAAGCGCATAA
- the uvrB gene encoding excinuclease ABC subunit UvrB translates to MDFKLIADMKPKGDQPKAIDALVECAKKPGLNTLLGVTGSGKTFSIANVIERLRMPTLIISHNKTLAAQLFSEFKGFFPKNAVEYFVSYYDYYQPESYIPQTDTYIEKDASINEKIERMRLSATTSIMTRKDVIVVASVSCIYGLGSPIEYRKFTIQINAKKLMAQKALVSRLVEMQYERNDIELLPGRFRVRGDTVDIIGGYDTKITRVEFFGNEIEKISYVNPEDGKILGNLEGTLIFPAKHFIAGEESINRAIGTIQEELKEWAASLPPLYEERLRTRVKYDLEMIKEMGYCSGIENYSRHFDARLPGEAPNCLIDFFREAYGDDFLIVIDESHATIPQIHGMFGGDWSRKKNLVEYGFRLPSAFDNRPLKFDEFKKFMNRVIFVSATPADYELKESTCIAEQIIRPTGLIDPIIEVRKTSGQIPDLLCEIKKTKEAGNKVFVTTLTKRLAEDLTEYLLKEGIRARYLHSEIATLDRTEIIRGLRANEFDVLVGINLLREGLDVPEVALVAILDADKEGFLRNARSLIQTIGRASRNVNGRIILYADVMTRSMKEAIDETDRRRKIQMAYNNEHGITPKTIVKAVESAEAGISAIAPTNKIKLHDELVSLDAEMKVAAESLDFERAIFLRDRIRELRKKL, encoded by the coding sequence ATGGACTTCAAGCTCATCGCAGATATGAAGCCAAAAGGCGACCAGCCAAAGGCAATTGATGCGCTTGTTGAATGCGCGAAAAAACCGGGACTCAATACACTTCTTGGCGTTACGGGCTCGGGCAAGACTTTTTCCATAGCTAATGTAATCGAACGGCTCCGGATGCCGACACTCATAATATCCCACAACAAAACGCTTGCAGCACAGCTTTTCAGCGAGTTCAAAGGATTCTTTCCAAAAAATGCTGTTGAGTATTTTGTCAGCTATTATGACTACTACCAGCCCGAAAGCTACATTCCCCAGACAGATACTTACATTGAAAAAGACGCCTCAATCAACGAGAAAATCGAGCGCATGCGCCTGTCCGCAACAACATCGATAATGACGCGAAAAGACGTAATTGTTGTCGCAAGCGTCTCGTGCATCTACGGATTGGGCTCGCCAATTGAGTACCGGAAATTTACGATTCAAATAAATGCCAAAAAATTAATGGCGCAGAAAGCGCTCGTCTCCAGGCTTGTTGAAATGCAATATGAGCGAAACGACATAGAGCTTCTGCCGGGCAGATTCCGGGTGCGAGGAGATACTGTTGACATTATCGGAGGATATGACACAAAAATTACGCGCGTGGAATTCTTCGGCAACGAGATAGAAAAAATCAGCTATGTAAATCCCGAAGACGGCAAAATTCTCGGGAACCTTGAAGGCACGCTCATATTTCCTGCAAAGCATTTTATCGCAGGAGAAGAATCCATAAATCGTGCAATCGGAACAATTCAGGAAGAATTAAAAGAATGGGCTGCGTCTCTCCCTCCGCTTTACGAAGAGCGCCTGCGGACGCGCGTAAAATACGACCTTGAAATGATAAAGGAAATGGGTTATTGCAGCGGGATAGAAAATTATTCGCGCCACTTTGACGCAAGGTTACCAGGCGAAGCGCCAAACTGCCTGATTGACTTTTTCAGGGAGGCTTACGGGGATGATTTTTTGATAGTGATTGATGAATCGCACGCAACAATCCCCCAGATTCACGGGATGTTCGGAGGGGACTGGTCGCGGAAAAAAAATCTTGTGGAGTACGGATTCCGCCTGCCAAGCGCGTTTGACAACAGGCCGCTGAAATTCGATGAGTTCAAGAAATTTATGAACCGCGTTATTTTTGTCTCTGCAACTCCTGCTGACTACGAATTAAAGGAAAGTACTTGCATTGCCGAACAGATTATTCGCCCAACAGGGCTTATAGACCCTATAATTGAGGTGCGCAAAACAAGCGGCCAGATTCCGGATCTGCTTTGCGAAATCAAAAAAACCAAAGAAGCAGGCAACAAAGTATTTGTGACCACGCTTACAAAGCGCCTTGCAGAAGACTTGACAGAATACCTTCTAAAAGAAGGAATCAGAGCGCGCTACCTGCACTCAGAAATCGCAACGCTTGACCGCACGGAGATAATACGCGGATTGCGCGCAAACGAATTTGACGTGCTTGTTGGCATAAATCTCTTGAGGGAGGGACTGGATGTGCCCGAGGTCGCGCTTGTAGCTATACTTGACGCAGACAAAGAGGGCTTTTTGAGAAATGCACGCTCACTTATTCAGACAATCGGCAGAGCATCTCGAAACGTCAATGGACGCATCATACTTTATGCAGACGTAATGACTAGGTCAATGAAAGAAGCAATTGATGAAACAGATCGCAGGCGAAAAATTCAGATGGCTTATAATAATGAGCACGGCATAACGCCAAAAACGATTGTCAAGGCAGTTGAATCTGCAGAAGCAGGCATTTCTGCCATAGCGCCGACAAATAAAATCAAGCTTCACGACGAGCTTGTCTCACTTGATGCCGAAATGAAA